A stretch of Gemmatimonas aurantiaca T-27 DNA encodes these proteins:
- a CDS encoding YgaP family membrane protein, which translates to MCNDKIIRRMAGLLVLLSVSLGFAVSERFFWLAGFVGVNLLQSSFTNFCLPEKLFARLGWFGCSSTTRSTTAP; encoded by the coding sequence ATGTGCAACGACAAGATTATCCGTCGCATGGCCGGCCTCCTCGTACTACTGTCGGTCTCTCTCGGCTTCGCCGTGTCCGAACGGTTCTTCTGGCTGGCCGGGTTCGTGGGAGTCAACTTGCTCCAATCGAGCTTCACCAACTTTTGCCTGCCCGAGAAGCTGTTCGCCCGGCTTGGTTGGTTTGGTTGCTCGTCGACCACACGTTCGACTACCGCCCCGTGA
- a CDS encoding ArsR/SmtB family transcription factor: MKRMAPELLDLVAERFKALSDRARLSLLQELRGGPMTVNELVEATGMGQANVSRHLAQLFANGLVARERDGVFVRYELADEDVLKLCELVCGRLESELTERRKVVTGR, from the coding sequence ATGAAGCGGATGGCTCCCGAACTGCTCGACCTCGTTGCCGAGCGCTTCAAGGCGTTGAGTGACCGCGCGCGTTTGAGCCTACTGCAGGAACTCCGCGGTGGACCGATGACCGTCAACGAGCTCGTGGAAGCCACCGGCATGGGGCAGGCCAACGTGTCCCGCCACCTGGCGCAACTGTTTGCAAATGGGCTGGTCGCGCGTGAACGGGATGGGGTGTTCGTGCGCTACGAACTCGCTGACGAAGATGTGCTCAAGCTGTGCGAGCTGGTGTGTGGACGGTTGGAGTCCGAACTCACCGAACGGCGCAAGGTGGTCACGGGGCGGTAG
- a CDS encoding OsmC family protein: protein MERTATAVWNGSIREGSGTLTTPSGVLNAQPYSFKLRFEDESGRSGTNPEELIAAAHAGCFTMALSGQLTKAGHTAKELRTNAVLTLEQQATGFTITKIQLQLTASVPGIAEEEFQALAKTAKENCPVSKVLNAEISLDATLL from the coding sequence ATGGAACGCACTGCGACAGCCGTCTGGAATGGTAGCATCCGCGAAGGCAGCGGCACCCTCACCACACCGAGTGGCGTGCTCAATGCACAGCCGTACTCGTTCAAGCTGCGCTTTGAAGATGAATCCGGCCGCAGCGGCACGAACCCCGAGGAGCTGATCGCTGCCGCCCATGCGGGCTGCTTCACCATGGCGCTGTCCGGGCAGCTCACAAAGGCGGGCCACACGGCCAAGGAACTCCGGACCAATGCGGTGCTGACCCTGGAGCAGCAGGCGACTGGTTTCACCATCACCAAGATCCAGTTGCAGTTGACCGCCTCGGTGCCGGGCATCGCCGAAGAGGAGTTTCAGGCGCTGGCCAAGACGGCCAAGGAAAACTGCCCGGTGTCGAAGGTGCTGAACGCCGAAATCTCGCTCGACGCGACGCTGTTGTAG
- a CDS encoding VOC family protein yields MIKRVKFISIPVHDQDRALAFYTEKLGFKVVTDAPMGPGMRWIELRIPRAETGVVLFTAPGQEQWIGQFMNLSFECEDVVATAAALKAAGVELVQEAKVESWGTSAIFRDSEGNQFVLSTG; encoded by the coding sequence ATGATCAAACGCGTGAAGTTCATCAGCATTCCCGTCCACGATCAGGACCGGGCCCTCGCCTTCTACACCGAAAAGCTCGGGTTCAAGGTCGTGACCGACGCTCCCATGGGGCCTGGCATGCGCTGGATCGAGCTACGCATCCCGCGTGCCGAAACCGGTGTGGTGCTGTTCACGGCGCCGGGCCAGGAGCAGTGGATCGGCCAGTTCATGAACCTGTCGTTCGAGTGCGAAGACGTGGTGGCCACCGCGGCCGCACTCAAGGCCGCCGGGGTGGAATTGGTGCAGGAGGCCAAGGTCGAGTCCTGGGGCACGTCGGCCATTTTCAGGGACAGCGAAGGCAATCAGTTCGTGCTGTCCACGGGGTGA
- a CDS encoding helix-turn-helix domain-containing protein, producing the protein MSVALDPYVLDTLMADLVGHDRQPSAFLVYLHFVRHTSGAGRQTVTVALLDIAEGTGLSKRTVQNAIAWLVHRKLVAVTRSTPTAVPTYRPLRPWRR; encoded by the coding sequence ATGTCCGTCGCGCTCGACCCATACGTCCTCGACACGCTGATGGCCGATCTGGTCGGCCATGACCGCCAGCCGTCGGCGTTTCTCGTGTACCTCCATTTTGTCCGGCACACCAGCGGCGCAGGCCGACAAACGGTCACCGTCGCACTGCTCGATATCGCGGAGGGCACGGGGCTGTCGAAGCGGACCGTGCAGAATGCCATCGCCTGGCTGGTGCATCGGAAGCTGGTGGCCGTCACACGGTCGACCCCTACCGCGGTGCCGACCTACCGCCCGCTCCGTCCCTGGCGTCGCTGA
- a CDS encoding S9 family peptidase, with protein MRRSIPLTVAHTAFTAAVVAAAPLVSLGAQARVVTADDYARAEKFLGFNTSLLVSNTGVQPTWLPDGRFTYRVRQPDGSQPMILVDAKGAKTNCTAAGTVCPPAPAPMGPGAPRPTGRAPEVLSPDGTKAAFIRDWNLWVRDVSTNQETPLTTDGIKDFGYATDNAGWVHSNRALLMWSPDSKKIATFQQDQRNVGEMYLVRTKVGHPELMAWKYPLPGDSVVSMIHRVVIDLSAAPKVVRFRMGPDEHRSSVCDHIACGGKLADVEWFPDASKVAFLSNSRDHKIATLRVADAASGEVRDVLREAVATQFESGDGDQNWRVLPATNEVIWFSERDDWGQLYLYDLNTGTLKNKITTGEGGVLSIERIDAKARTIWFTASGKEKGRDPYFRHLYRIGMDGKALTLLTPEDGDHNISLSPDGARFVDSWSRPDLPHTALLRDARTGKQIALLETGDISKLTATGWKPPTRITVKDRAGKWDLYGLMWTPTKLDSARKYPIINYIYPGPQGGSVGSRQFSAATRDNQALAELGFIVVAIDGTGNPMRSKSFHDAYYGRMGDNTLPDQIAGMKELASRYRFIDLDRVGMWGHSGGGFATAGALFRYPDFFKVGIAESGNHDNRNYEDDWGERYHGLLTRNGASDNYEAEANQTLAKNLKGKLMLAHGTMDDNVPPDNTLLVVDALIKAGKDFDLIMIPNAAHGFGAASNYMMRRRWDYFVQHLMGATPPKEFQIGPK; from the coding sequence ATGCGTCGTTCTATCCCCCTGACGGTCGCCCACACCGCCTTCACTGCCGCGGTGGTTGCTGCGGCCCCGCTGGTGTCTCTCGGTGCGCAGGCGCGGGTCGTCACCGCTGACGACTATGCCCGGGCCGAGAAGTTCCTGGGCTTCAATACGTCGCTGCTCGTCTCCAATACGGGTGTTCAGCCCACCTGGCTCCCCGACGGACGCTTCACCTACCGCGTGCGACAGCCGGACGGATCACAACCGATGATCCTGGTCGACGCCAAGGGTGCCAAGACCAACTGCACCGCGGCCGGCACCGTGTGCCCGCCAGCGCCAGCGCCGATGGGCCCTGGGGCGCCGCGCCCGACGGGCCGCGCTCCCGAGGTCCTGTCGCCCGACGGAACCAAAGCGGCGTTCATTCGTGATTGGAACCTGTGGGTGCGCGATGTGTCGACGAACCAGGAGACGCCGCTCACCACCGACGGCATCAAGGACTTCGGCTACGCCACGGACAACGCCGGCTGGGTGCATTCGAACCGCGCCCTGCTGATGTGGTCGCCCGACTCGAAGAAGATCGCCACGTTCCAGCAGGACCAGCGGAACGTGGGTGAGATGTACCTCGTGCGCACCAAGGTGGGGCACCCCGAGCTGATGGCCTGGAAGTATCCGCTGCCGGGCGACAGCGTGGTGTCGATGATTCACCGCGTGGTGATCGATCTGAGCGCAGCGCCCAAGGTGGTGCGCTTCCGCATGGGGCCCGATGAACATCGCAGCTCGGTGTGCGACCACATTGCGTGCGGCGGCAAGCTCGCCGACGTGGAGTGGTTCCCGGATGCCTCGAAGGTCGCGTTCCTCTCCAACTCGCGCGATCACAAGATCGCCACGTTGCGGGTGGCCGACGCCGCCTCGGGTGAGGTGCGCGATGTGCTGCGCGAAGCCGTGGCCACACAGTTCGAAAGCGGCGACGGCGATCAGAACTGGCGCGTGCTGCCGGCCACCAATGAAGTGATCTGGTTCTCCGAGCGCGATGACTGGGGTCAGCTCTACCTGTACGACCTCAATACCGGCACACTCAAGAACAAGATCACGACCGGTGAAGGTGGTGTGCTGTCCATCGAGCGCATCGATGCAAAGGCGCGCACGATCTGGTTCACCGCGTCGGGCAAGGAAAAGGGACGCGATCCGTACTTCCGTCATCTCTATCGCATCGGGATGGACGGCAAGGCGCTGACGCTGCTCACACCGGAAGACGGTGACCACAACATCTCCCTGTCGCCCGATGGTGCACGATTCGTGGATAGCTGGTCACGCCCGGACCTGCCGCACACGGCGCTGCTGCGCGATGCACGCACTGGCAAGCAGATCGCACTGCTCGAAACGGGCGACATCAGCAAGCTCACCGCCACGGGGTGGAAGCCGCCCACGCGCATCACGGTGAAGGATCGTGCGGGCAAGTGGGACCTGTATGGGTTGATGTGGACCCCCACCAAGCTCGACTCCGCGCGCAAGTATCCGATCATCAACTACATCTACCCGGGTCCGCAGGGTGGATCCGTGGGCAGCCGTCAGTTCTCGGCCGCCACGCGCGACAACCAGGCGTTGGCCGAACTCGGCTTCATCGTCGTGGCGATCGACGGCACCGGCAACCCGATGCGCTCCAAGTCCTTCCATGATGCCTACTACGGCCGCATGGGTGACAACACCTTGCCCGACCAGATCGCGGGCATGAAGGAGCTCGCATCGCGGTATCGCTTCATCGATCTCGATCGTGTGGGCATGTGGGGACACTCCGGCGGCGGCTTTGCCACGGCCGGCGCACTGTTCCGCTACCCGGACTTCTTCAAGGTGGGCATCGCGGAGTCGGGCAATCACGACAACCGCAACTACGAAGACGACTGGGGCGAGCGCTATCATGGTCTGCTCACCCGCAACGGCGCATCGGACAACTACGAGGCTGAAGCCAACCAGACGCTGGCCAAGAACCTCAAAGGCAAACTGATGCTCGCACATGGCACGATGGACGACAACGTGCCGCCCGACAACACGCTCCTGGTCGTCGATGCACTGATCAAGGCCGGCAAGGACTTTGATCTCATCATGATTCCGAACGCCGCGCACGGTTTTGGTGCCGCGTCGAACTACATGATGCGCCGTCGGTGGGACTATTTCGTGCAACACCTCATGGGTGCCACGCCGCCCAAGGAATTCCAGATCGGACCGAAGTAA